From the Glandiceps talaboti chromosome 10, keGlaTala1.1, whole genome shotgun sequence genome, one window contains:
- the LOC144441130 gene encoding uncharacterized protein LOC144441130: MPKLIRRKNDSRFDHIKVDKGMYKYVGRRKEIASIIDKFVKDEIQVVFLHGAPQTGKDTFAIQVGHQLVKIYEADEDGNNLHAYSINFDKKLENPVEVTEEIERELWKVHSTQRQDLNTFLGKSDEFHLFILNGCDRYADNPELQTIFLDSITKLVENNNLFFIITSRKKYKVLNQLAYSHTLQPLKKEDAKELLQIAATDEVEMGNDVMDKIIHHLFPLPISVIMVGKALKDGEYEPNEMVDVLKRSALSICSDESYSNSERLGSVHRSALAGLSGVLTEAFGLISYLEDERITADNLAEILGECSSFVKQDILNKLVRQGVMDRQKTSVHVPAQGSADVTRSLICEQQFMDPVLKRNPLVCKMLARFKIIAESSVEEIEYELDKQSERVQTMRNLLLSATRENMHERRRNLYKEALDIGCSILQRFVRPLSRCNDFVTQCSELIEQNVNSTCSQELLSSESVQSITPNREPVESDDRCEVSITSNTSKKVDEQNTPALYPHADEGQMPDVESLVKGLQVGDQSVHSSNRLATAQKPDSFQSVQHFNETSTKSNQISTKSNLDSSGNQSYPNIPAKAVSPTCQETMNPKKSHPQDHHLLGNQPYNQFDLAWPDSYDINTHDNMSSFKLEPKGKQDSSSGLNTLRSVVPQQTLQNYPAETTLGKSTPRQEERIIVGCDHYLYRRHVNMTSEVNPLHSTTQVIGHPVSQQENMYPHPGNYCQPHLSPDRLPSNVQYGYQNPYPRMHHEHQDLPFNPHCQQHSMGTGYGTCEEYGGHMQSEQTRLRSRGPHQTNQSTDRSQGPQSGGDGFAKQLF, translated from the exons ATGCCAAAGCTAATAAGAAGGAAGAACGACTCTAGGTTTGATCACATCAAAGTTGACAAGGGAATGTATAAATATGTCGGCAGGAGAAAAGAAATTGCCTCTATAATAGATAAGTTTGTAAAAGATGAAATACAGGTCGTCTTCCTACATGGTGCACCACAGACTGGGAAGGATACATTTGCAATCCAAGTTGGTCATCAGCTTGTTAAAATCTACGAAGCAGATGAGGATGGTAATAACCTTCATGCATACTCAATTAACTTCGATAAAAAGCTGGAAAACCCGGTTGAGGTGACAGAGGAGATAGAGAGAGAACTGTGGAAGGTGCATTCAACACAACGCCAAGACTTGAACACGTTCCTTGGTAAGTCAGACGAATTCCACCTGTTCATCCTCAATGGCTGTGATCGCTATGCTGATAATCCAGAACTACAGACCATATTTCTTGACAGCATCACGAAATTAgtagaaaataataatttatttttcatcatcACTTCAAGGAAGAAATACAAGGTACTGAATCAATTAGCTTATTCACACACATTGCAACCCCTGAAAAAAGAAGATGCAAAGGAACTTCTCCAGATTGCTGCAACAGACGAGGTAGAAATGGGAAATGATGTTATGGATAAAATAATTCATCATTTATTTCCCCTTCCCATATCTGTCATCATGGTTGGAAAGGCACTGAAGGATGGCGAGTATGAACCTAACGAAATGGTAGATGTATTGAAACGTTCAGCCTTAAGTATATGCTCTGATGAGAGTTATTCCAACTCTGAACGTCTTGGATCTGTACATCGCAGCGCACTTGCTGGTTTGAGTGGCGTTTTGACAGAGGCTTTTGGCTTGATTAGCTACTTGGAAGATGAAAGGATCACAGCAGACAACTTAGCAGAGATACTAGGAGAATGTTCTTCCTTCGTTAAACAAGACATCCTGAATAAACTTGTCAGGCAAGGTGTGATGGACAGACAGAAAACAAGCGTTCATGTACCAGCACAGGGTAGTGCAGATGTCACCAGAAGTCTTATATGTGAGCAACAATTTATGGACCCAGTGTTAAAGAGAAACCCACTGGTATGCAAGATGTTAGCACGGTTCAAAATTATTGCAGAATCTTCAGTAGAAGAGATAGAATATGAATTAGATAAACAAAGCGAAAGGGTGCAAACCATGAGAAATTTGCTGCTGTCTGCAACTAGGGAGAACATGCATGAGAGAAGGAGAAACCTTTACAAGGAAGCTTTAGATATTGGCTGTAGCATTCTTCAAAGATTTGTAAGACCATTGTCAAGGTGCAATGACTTTGTCACACAATGCAGTGAACTTATTGAACAGAATGTTAACTCAACCTGCAGTCAAGAGTTGTTGTCGTCTGAGAGTGTGCAGTCCATCACGCCAAATAGAGAACCTGTTGAAAGTGATGACAGGTGTGAAGTGAGTATAACAAGCAACACATCAAAGAAAGTAGATGAACAAAACACCCCAGCTTTATATCCTCATGCTGATGAAGGCCAGATGCCTGATGTCGAGAGTCTGGTAAAAGGATTACAAGTGGGTGACCAATCGGTTCATTCATCGAATAGGTTAGCTACAGCACAGAAACCTGACAGTTTCCAATCAGTCCAACATTTTAATGAGACCAGCaccaaatcaaaccaaatcagCACCAAATCAAACCTCGATTCCAGTGGAAATCAATCCTATCCTAATATACCAGCCAAAGCAGTCTCTCCAACATGTCAAGAAACAATGAACCCAAAGAAGTCTCACCCACAGGACCATCACTTATTAGGAAATCAGCCATACAACCAGTTTGATCTCGCATGGCCAGACTCGTACGATATCAATACACATGACAATATGAGTTCTTTTAAGTTAGAACCAAAAGGCAAGCAGGATTCTTCATCTGGACTAAACACATTAAGGTCGGTTGTTCCGCAACAAACTTTGCAAAACTATCCTGCAGAAACTACACTTGGAAAATCTACACCGAGGCAAGAAGAAAGAATAATCGTTGGATGTGATCACTATCTTTACAGGCGACATGTTAACATGACTTCTGAGGTCAACCCACTGCATAGTACTACACAAGTGATAGGCCATCCTGTGAGTCAACAAGAGAATATGTATCCACATCCGGGGAATTACTGCCAGCCTCACCTATCCCCAGACAGACTTCCTTCAAATGTGCAATACGGCTATCAAAACCCTTATCCCAGAATGCACCATGAGCACCAGGATCTGCCATTTAACCCACACTGCCAACAACACAGCATGGGTACCG GTTATGGTACATGTGAAGAATATGGTGGACACATGCAAAGTGAACAAACAAGACTTAGATCTCGTGGACCACATCAAACAAACCAATCAACTGATAGATCACAAGGGCCTCAATCTGGAGGGGATGGATTTGCAAAACAATTATTCTAA